In the Methanothermobacter sp. genome, one interval contains:
- the psmB gene encoding archaeal proteasome endopeptidase complex subunit beta gives MKDEKTLKGTTTVGITCKDGVVFATERRASMGNLIAHKATDKIFKIDEHIAATIAGSVADAQSLMKYLKAEAALYRMRNSERISIEAAAALAANILHSSRFYPFIVQTLLGGVDETGAKIYSLDPSGGMIPDKFVSTGSGSPVAYGVLEDRYTDELYVDEAVDIAIRAIKSAMERDTYSGNGILVATVTEEEGFRMLSPEEIQKRLEDLN, from the coding sequence ATGAAAGATGAAAAAACGCTGAAAGGCACCACAACTGTCGGCATAACATGTAAAGATGGAGTTGTTTTTGCCACAGAGAGAAGGGCCAGCATGGGCAACCTCATAGCCCACAAGGCCACAGACAAGATCTTTAAAATAGATGAACACATAGCAGCCACAATAGCGGGCTCAGTTGCAGATGCCCAGAGCCTCATGAAATACCTCAAGGCAGAGGCTGCCCTTTACCGCATGAGGAACTCAGAAAGGATAAGCATAGAAGCTGCAGCTGCACTTGCTGCCAACATACTTCACTCATCACGTTTCTACCCATTCATTGTCCAGACACTCCTTGGTGGTGTTGATGAAACAGGTGCAAAGATATACTCCCTTGACCCATCAGGGGGGATGATACCTGACAAGTTTGTGTCAACAGGTTCAGGTTCACCTGTGGCCTACGGTGTGCTTGAGGACAGATACACCGATGAACTCTATGTTGATGAGGCGGTTGACATCGCCATAAGGGCCATAAAGTCCGCCATGGAGAGGGACACCTATTCAGGCAACGGCATCCTTGTGGCGACTGTCACAGAGGAGGAAGGCTTCAGGATGCTCAGCCCAGAGGAAATCCAGAAAAGGCTTGAAGACCTCAACTGA
- a CDS encoding formate--phosphoribosylaminoimidazolecarboxamide ligase, which yields MSKVNRDEILSILDGYSREDITVATLGSHTSLHILNGAKQEGFRTAVVCEKGREVPYQRFRVADEFIIVDKFSDIVNDDVQDKLRSMNSIIVPHGSFVAYAGLDHIENDFYVPMFGNRDILRWESERDLERKLMKEAGIRIPLKYTDPEEIDRPVMVKFPGARGGRGYFVASSTEEFNDKIDSMIERGWITEDDVDDAHIEEYVSGTNFCIHYFYSIMNDEVELMGMDSRFESNIDGLVRIPARDQLEINLDPSYVITGNHPVAMRESLLPQAFEMGDRMVEAASKIVPPGMNGPFCLQTMCTDNLEIVTFEMSARTDGGTNTFMHGSTYSYLLHGEGMSMGRRVAREIKVASETDRLPEIIT from the coding sequence ATGAGTAAGGTAAACCGTGATGAGATACTCAGCATCCTTGATGGATACAGCAGGGAAGACATAACAGTTGCAACCCTTGGCAGCCACACATCACTTCACATACTCAACGGTGCAAAACAGGAGGGCTTCAGAACCGCTGTGGTATGTGAAAAGGGCCGGGAGGTACCATACCAGCGGTTCAGGGTTGCAGATGAATTCATAATTGTTGATAAGTTCAGTGACATTGTAAATGATGATGTTCAGGATAAATTAAGGTCCATGAACAGCATAATAGTTCCCCACGGATCATTTGTGGCCTACGCAGGCCTTGACCACATCGAAAACGACTTCTATGTCCCCATGTTCGGTAACAGGGACATACTGAGATGGGAATCCGAGCGCGACCTTGAAAGGAAACTCATGAAGGAGGCTGGTATAAGGATACCCCTCAAGTACACTGACCCTGAAGAGATAGACAGGCCAGTGATGGTCAAGTTCCCGGGGGCCAGGGGTGGCCGGGGATACTTTGTGGCGTCCAGTACAGAGGAATTCAACGATAAAATCGATTCAATGATTGAGAGGGGCTGGATAACCGAGGACGATGTTGATGATGCCCACATTGAAGAGTATGTATCAGGTACGAACTTCTGTATCCACTACTTCTACTCAATCATGAACGATGAAGTGGAACTCATGGGTATGGACAGCCGCTTCGAGTCAAACATCGACGGCCTTGTGAGGATCCCTGCAAGGGACCAGCTTGAGATAAACCTGGACCCATCATACGTTATAACAGGTAACCACCCCGTTGCAATGAGGGAATCACTGCTTCCGCAGGCATTTGAGATGGGCGACCGTATGGTTGAGGCTGCCAGTAAGATCGTGCCCCCGGGTATGAACGGCCCATTCTGCCTTCAGACCATGTGTACAGATAACCTGGAAATCGTTACCTTCGAGATGAGTGCCCGTACAGATGGGGGAACAAATACCTTCATGCATGGATCCACCTACAGTTATCTCCTCCATGGTGAGGGGATGAGTATGGGTCGGCGTGTTGCACGGGAGATAAAGGTGGCCTCAGAGACAGACCGCCTGCCTGAAATCATAACATAG
- a CDS encoding class I SAM-dependent methyltransferase family protein: protein MKWVRIGDIVVLNRDVEDPQRFLEIPGVRGVLLVEEIRGPLRKPRVRVLAGECTETIHRENGCLFRIDLSRVMWSRGNINERARIPGLVEDGETVVDMFAGIGYFSLPVAVHSNPGRVHSIEINPDSFEFLKSNIELNRVEGVVKPHLGDCRSIAPELDADRVIMGYVGTTHHFLEAALECVNEGGVLHYHETVPEGIMFSRPLKRIERAAHPRRVSVLDRHVIKKYSPGVWHVVLDVRIH from the coding sequence ATGAAATGGGTGAGGATAGGGGACATCGTAGTTCTAAACAGGGATGTTGAGGACCCTCAGAGATTCCTTGAAATACCTGGTGTGAGGGGTGTTCTCCTTGTTGAGGAGATACGTGGACCCCTGAGGAAGCCCAGGGTCAGGGTCCTTGCAGGTGAATGCACCGAGACAATCCACAGGGAAAACGGCTGCCTTTTCAGGATAGACCTTTCCAGGGTAATGTGGTCAAGGGGCAACATAAATGAGAGGGCCAGAATACCTGGACTTGTGGAGGACGGCGAAACCGTTGTTGACATGTTTGCAGGTATAGGCTACTTTTCGTTACCGGTGGCGGTCCACTCAAACCCCGGGAGAGTCCACTCCATAGAGATAAACCCTGACTCATTTGAATTCCTCAAATCCAATATAGAACTAAACAGGGTTGAGGGGGTCGTGAAACCACACCTTGGGGACTGCCGTTCCATCGCCCCTGAACTGGACGCTGACCGGGTTATAATGGGTTATGTTGGAACCACCCACCACTTCCTTGAAGCTGCGCTGGAATGCGTCAATGAGGGGGGCGTTTTACACTACCATGAAACTGTCCCTGAGGGTATAATGTTTTCAAGACCCCTCAAGAGGATTGAAAGGGCGGCACACCCGAGGAGGGTGTCTGTTCTTGACAGGCATGTTATAAAGAAGTACTCGCCGGGTGTCTGGCATGTTGTCCTGGATGTACGGATCCACTGA
- a CDS encoding DUF429 domain-containing protein, with product MSVAGVDLAASDGNETGVAIIDGRRVKVFSVFSFDEIIHAVKYADTVAVDAPLSLPRGRCCLRSDCICSRHGHFRRADLEIRRYGSVLPLTWRGMRELTMRGIRIREALESHGVEVIETHPRTAERIMKNAGLQLKLCDTSTMSIHQRDALTAALVALLYSEGNFIELGDPSEGTIILPEVEEQKPEQF from the coding sequence GTGTCTGTTGCAGGTGTTGATCTGGCTGCATCTGATGGAAATGAGACAGGTGTGGCCATAATAGATGGTAGGAGAGTGAAGGTGTTCAGTGTCTTCTCATTTGATGAGATAATCCATGCAGTGAAATACGCAGATACAGTGGCGGTTGACGCGCCACTCTCACTTCCCAGAGGTCGCTGCTGCCTCAGGAGTGACTGCATCTGCAGCAGGCATGGCCACTTCAGAAGGGCGGACCTTGAGATCAGAAGATATGGCAGTGTTCTGCCATTGACCTGGAGGGGGATGAGGGAGCTCACCATGCGGGGTATCAGGATAAGGGAGGCACTTGAGTCCCATGGGGTGGAGGTTATTGAGACACACCCCAGGACAGCGGAGAGGATTATGAAAAATGCAGGGCTGCAGCTGAAACTCTGTGATACCTCCACAATGAGCATACACCAGAGGGACGCCCTCACAGCTGCACTGGTCGCCCTCCTCTATTCAGAGGGAAATTTCATTGAATTGGGGGATCCCTCCGAGGGAACTATAATACTCCCTGAGGTTGAAGAACAAAAACCAGAACAGTTCTAA